A window of Castanea sativa cultivar Marrone di Chiusa Pesio chromosome 1, ASM4071231v1 contains these coding sequences:
- the LOC142622950 gene encoding putative purine permease 5 isoform X2, with product MQPLLGQGDRMEEASPEPSVSFWSQISTFKTRVWEAYKRKSTSHWVLLFLSSAAMLVAFPASSILSRLYYSNGGTSEWIVSWVAVAGWPLTALMLFPTYFFSKTLPTPLNLKLILSYIVLGFLSAADNLMYAYAYAYLPASTAALIASTSLVFSALFGYLLVKNKLNASIINAIVFITAAMTIIALDSSSDTYGNITTSQYIMGYIWDILGSALHGLIFALSELVFVKLLGRRSFHVVLEQQLMVSLFAFVFTTIGVIVSGDFQGMKSEAKSFKGGSTSYILVLIWSAITFQLGVLGATAVLFLASTVLAGVLNAIRVPLTSIAAVILLHDSMSSFKILSLVVTFWGFGSYIYGSSSVSKESS from the exons ATGCAACCTCTGCTCGGACAAG GTGATAGAATGGAGGAGGCATCACCAGAGCCTTCTGTTTCATTCTGGAGCCAAATTTCCACCTTTAAGACCAGGGTTTGGGAAGCATATAAAAGGAAGTCTACCTCACATTGGGTTCTTCTATTTCTAAGTAGTGCAGCAATGCTTGTGGCATTCCCTGCTTCTAGTATTCTTTCTCGGCTATATTATTCCAATGGTGGTACAAGCGAGTGGATCGTTTCATGGGTGGCAGTTGCAGGGTGGCCTCTAACTGCTTTGATGTTATTTCCTACATACTTCTTTTCTAAAACCCTTCCTACCCCTCTGAACTTGAAACTCATTCTTTCCTATATTGTGCTGGGTTTCTTAAGTGCTGCTGACAATCTCAtgtatgcatatgcatatgcTTACCTGCCAGCATCTACTGCTGCTCTTATAGCATCAACGTCACTTGTGTTTTCTGCACTATTTGGATATCTTCTTGTGAAGAACAAACTGAATGCTTCAATAATAAATGCTATTGTGTTCATTACTGCTGCAATGACCATCATCGCGTTGGATTCAAGTTCAGACACATATGGAAATATCACTACTAGCCAATATATCATGGGCTATATATGGGACATTTTGGGATCTGCTCTCCATGGACTCATTTTTGCTCTTTCAGAGCTAGTTTTTGTGAAGTTATTAGGCAGAAGGTCCTTCCATGTTGTGTTGGAACAACAACTCATGGTTTCTCTATTTGCCTTTGTCTTTACCACTATTGGGGTTATTGTGAGTGGAGATTTTCAAGGGATGAAATCCGAGGCTAAAAGTTTCAAGGGTGGCTCAACTTCTTATATCCTTGTTCTCATCTGGAGTGCAATCACTTTTCAGCTGGGGGTACTGGGAGCTACTGCTGTGCTATTTTTGGCATCCACTGTGCTTGCTGGTGTTCTCAATGCAATAAGGGTACCCCTCACAAGCATTGCAGCTGTTATACTGTTACATGACTCCATGAGCAGTTTCAAAATCCTCTCTCTGGTGGTAACCTTTTGGGGTTTTGGCTCATATATTTATGGCAGTTCTTCTGTAAGCAAAGAATCCTCCTAA
- the LOC142622950 gene encoding putative purine permease 5 isoform X1 yields the protein MLNPMHKTPTSTGLGEVTGDRMEEASPEPSVSFWSQISTFKTRVWEAYKRKSTSHWVLLFLSSAAMLVAFPASSILSRLYYSNGGTSEWIVSWVAVAGWPLTALMLFPTYFFSKTLPTPLNLKLILSYIVLGFLSAADNLMYAYAYAYLPASTAALIASTSLVFSALFGYLLVKNKLNASIINAIVFITAAMTIIALDSSSDTYGNITTSQYIMGYIWDILGSALHGLIFALSELVFVKLLGRRSFHVVLEQQLMVSLFAFVFTTIGVIVSGDFQGMKSEAKSFKGGSTSYILVLIWSAITFQLGVLGATAVLFLASTVLAGVLNAIRVPLTSIAAVILLHDSMSSFKILSLVVTFWGFGSYIYGSSSVSKESS from the exons ATGTTGAACCCAATGCACAAAACTCCAACTTCTACAGGTCTGGGAGAGGTGACTG GTGATAGAATGGAGGAGGCATCACCAGAGCCTTCTGTTTCATTCTGGAGCCAAATTTCCACCTTTAAGACCAGGGTTTGGGAAGCATATAAAAGGAAGTCTACCTCACATTGGGTTCTTCTATTTCTAAGTAGTGCAGCAATGCTTGTGGCATTCCCTGCTTCTAGTATTCTTTCTCGGCTATATTATTCCAATGGTGGTACAAGCGAGTGGATCGTTTCATGGGTGGCAGTTGCAGGGTGGCCTCTAACTGCTTTGATGTTATTTCCTACATACTTCTTTTCTAAAACCCTTCCTACCCCTCTGAACTTGAAACTCATTCTTTCCTATATTGTGCTGGGTTTCTTAAGTGCTGCTGACAATCTCAtgtatgcatatgcatatgcTTACCTGCCAGCATCTACTGCTGCTCTTATAGCATCAACGTCACTTGTGTTTTCTGCACTATTTGGATATCTTCTTGTGAAGAACAAACTGAATGCTTCAATAATAAATGCTATTGTGTTCATTACTGCTGCAATGACCATCATCGCGTTGGATTCAAGTTCAGACACATATGGAAATATCACTACTAGCCAATATATCATGGGCTATATATGGGACATTTTGGGATCTGCTCTCCATGGACTCATTTTTGCTCTTTCAGAGCTAGTTTTTGTGAAGTTATTAGGCAGAAGGTCCTTCCATGTTGTGTTGGAACAACAACTCATGGTTTCTCTATTTGCCTTTGTCTTTACCACTATTGGGGTTATTGTGAGTGGAGATTTTCAAGGGATGAAATCCGAGGCTAAAAGTTTCAAGGGTGGCTCAACTTCTTATATCCTTGTTCTCATCTGGAGTGCAATCACTTTTCAGCTGGGGGTACTGGGAGCTACTGCTGTGCTATTTTTGGCATCCACTGTGCTTGCTGGTGTTCTCAATGCAATAAGGGTACCCCTCACAAGCATTGCAGCTGTTATACTGTTACATGACTCCATGAGCAGTTTCAAAATCCTCTCTCTGGTGGTAACCTTTTGGGGTTTTGGCTCATATATTTATGGCAGTTCTTCTGTAAGCAAAGAATCCTCCTAA